The Acidobacteriota bacterium genomic interval GTCTGGTGCTCGCGCTCGTCATTTGGTCACGTTCATCGCGTGGTGGACATTGCCCCAGACCCGGAAGGCACAGGGCTGCGGATCCAGGTTGAAGTCTGTGACCCAGTAGCGGATGAGTCAAAATCACCTGATGCCCGCCGTGCCCGTTTATTGTCAGCCGTTCCACCAACCCGATCCGTCGTGTCAGATCCATTAAAGTCTACGCTCTCAGTACCTGAAGTTGGTGTGGTGGATGTCAATGCGCTCGAAGTCGGTATTTTGCTTGAGCAATTGTACCGGTTTATTGAACAGCGCAAGCATCTCCGCCCAGAAGGGTCCTACACCACCTATCTGCTCAATGCCGGGTTGGATCGAATCCTCAAAAAAATTGGCGAAGAAGTCACCGAAACGATCCTGGCCGCTAAAAATGGTTCACCCAAGGAACTGTCGGCTGAAGTGGCCGATATATTGTTTCATATTCTGGTGTTACTGGTTGACCGGGGTATTCCGCTCCGGGAAATTCTGCTGGAACTGAATCAACGAGTCGGAAAACCATCAGAGCCAAAATCAGGAATGAAGAATTGAGAATGAAGAATGAGGTATAGCTTTTCAGATAAATATTTCCTGAGTTTCTATTGTGGGAAATCTCAGAAACTATTGAGAAATTTGGTTTTATTTTCCGTGTATTCCGTGTATTCCGTGGTTTCTTATTCTGAAAATCTATAGAATAGAAAACACAAACAGATCGAGGCGACAAAAACAACCAGAACTTCAATCGCCATTCCCCAAGGATTCATTCACTGAACTCTTCCCAACTGCCCTAAATCCTGACCAATACTTTTTATGCCTGACATGACACCTGCCACCTATGCTGATTTTCTCAAATTGACCGAACAGGGAACTGTGATTCCGGTGATGAAAACCATTCCATCGGATTTACACACTCCGGTCAGTACCTACTTGAAAATCCAACCCCGAAGTCCCTATTCGTTTCTCCTGGAATCAGTTGACGGTGAAGAAAAGATTTCCCGCTACTCACTGGTGGGAAGCAAACCCTACCTGATCGCTCGGGGTCATGGGGTGGAAATGGAAATGACAGGTGATTCAGTCACCGAATTTCAACACGTCAACCTGTTTGAAGGGCTGCGAAAATATATGGGGCGGTTTATTCCGGTGCATATTCCCGACCTGCCCCATTTTGCAGGCGGAGCGGTTGGATATATTGCCTATGACGCCAACCACTGGTTTGAACCAGCCGTTTCAGCCAAGGCTCAGGACGACACCCAGATGGATGAAGGGGTGATGATGTTTTTTTCGTCGGTTCTGGTATTTGACCATTTGCTCCAACAGATAAAGATTGTGAGCAATGTGTTTACCGATGGGCAAACCAGTGGACTGGAGGAAAAATACCAGCAGGCGGTGGCCGAAATTGAGGAACTTGAAAACCTGATGATGATGGCGCCGGTCACGCCGCGCCGCCGCAAGCGAACCGAAGCCCCAATGCTGAAATCAAGTGTGACCAAAGATCAGTTTCAGGCACTGGTGGAACGGGCCAAGGAAGCCATTCATACAGGCGATGTCTTCCAACTTCTGCTGGCACAACGGTTTGAGTTCAATATTGCCAGTCATCCGTTTCAAATCTATCGTGCCTTGCGGATGGTGCACCCTTCGCCGTTTATGTTCTTCCTGAATATGAATGATGTTTCGATGATGGGAGCTTCGCACGAAATGTTGTTGCGCTGTACTGGCCGCCGGATTGATTACCGGGTGGTTGCCGGAATGCGGGCGCGGGGGAAAACCGATGTGGAAGACGATTTGCTCGGGGCCGAACTCGGTTCTGATGAAAAAGAAGTGGCCCAGCACAGTATGATGGTTGATGTTGGTCGCAGTGATGTAGGCAAAGTTGCCGATTATGGGTCAATTGAAGTGACCAAACTGGTCAACGTCGAACGCAATACCCAGGCGATTCAACTGGTTTCAAATCTCAAGGCTGTTTTGCGCACAGGCACTGATCGGTTTGATGCGCTGGCAGGTTGTTTTCCGATGGCAACCATGCTGGGCGTTCCAAAAATTGCAGCGATGAAATTGATTGATGAATTAGAGCCAGTCCGGCGCGGTGTTTTTGGGGGAACGGTTCTCCATCTGGATTATTCCGGGAATCTGGATGCCTGTGTGGCGCTCCGGACGATTGTCGTCAAAGGGCAACGGGCACTGGTTCAGGCGGGAACCACGATTGTGCATAACTCTTCACCTGAGCGAGAATTTGTTGAAACGGTCAATCAGGTCCGCACATTGATCAAAGCCATCGAAATTGCTGAGAAAGAACTGTGAATCAGGGTTCAGGGTTTTCGGAAGGGATGAGGGATGAGGGATGAGGGATGAAAAAAATCACCTTGTCACCTTGTCATTCTGTCACCTTGTCATCCTGTTAGGGTTCCGGGTTCCGGGTCTTCGAATTTATGTCCTTTAAGTCCTTTAAGTCCCTTTCGTCCTTTTCTTTCCCTGACCCCCGACCCCTAACCCCCGAACCCTGACCCCGGAACCCTGAACCCGGAACCCCAATCAATATGAAACCTTTTCGTGAAACACTGCAGGAAGATCGCATCTATGTTTTTGATGGTGCGATGGGAACGATGCTCTATTCCAAGGGCGTCTATGTGAACCGATGCTATGACGAGATTTGCCTTTCAAATCCGGGGCTGGTTCAGGAAGTCCATCGCGAATACATCAAAGCTGGTGCTGAAATCATTGAAACCAATACCTTTGCGGCGAATTTCCCCAAGCTCGAAGCTTTTGGCCATGCCAATTTACTCCAGGAAATCAACTACAAAGCAGCCAAAATTGCCCGCGAAGTTGCTGGGACACAAGCCTGGG includes:
- the hisE gene encoding phosphoribosyl-ATP diphosphatase is translated as MIRNLKFDDRGLLPTTVQDTRSHQILVQDFMNAESLALTVQSGTVWFYSASRNEVWCSRSSFGHVHRVVDIAPDPEGTGLRIQVEVCDPVADESKSPDARRARLLSAVPPTRSVVSDPLKSTLSVPEVGVVDVNALEVGILLEQLYRFIEQRKHLRPEGSYTTYLLNAGLDRILKKIGEEVTETILAAKNGSPKELSAEVADILFHILVLLVDRGIPLREILLELNQRVGKPSEPKSGMKN
- a CDS encoding chorismate-binding protein, translating into MPDMTPATYADFLKLTEQGTVIPVMKTIPSDLHTPVSTYLKIQPRSPYSFLLESVDGEEKISRYSLVGSKPYLIARGHGVEMEMTGDSVTEFQHVNLFEGLRKYMGRFIPVHIPDLPHFAGGAVGYIAYDANHWFEPAVSAKAQDDTQMDEGVMMFFSSVLVFDHLLQQIKIVSNVFTDGQTSGLEEKYQQAVAEIEELENLMMMAPVTPRRRKRTEAPMLKSSVTKDQFQALVERAKEAIHTGDVFQLLLAQRFEFNIASHPFQIYRALRMVHPSPFMFFLNMNDVSMMGASHEMLLRCTGRRIDYRVVAGMRARGKTDVEDDLLGAELGSDEKEVAQHSMMVDVGRSDVGKVADYGSIEVTKLVNVERNTQAIQLVSNLKAVLRTGTDRFDALAGCFPMATMLGVPKIAAMKLIDELEPVRRGVFGGTVLHLDYSGNLDACVALRTIVVKGQRALVQAGTTIVHNSSPEREFVETVNQVRTLIKAIEIAEKEL